Proteins encoded in a region of the Panicum hallii strain FIL2 chromosome 3, PHallii_v3.1, whole genome shotgun sequence genome:
- the LOC112886609 gene encoding B3 domain-containing protein LOC_Os12g40080-like isoform X1, with amino-acid sequence MNKSRTVCKECIAYHYWHHMDDRKRFFKVLMGDFKNGVTIPRKSVANIREHLSEEVKLEAPDGKTYTVQVAMEQNELVLRSGWSDFACAYELKLGDLLVFRNSEKSHFKVRIFGPSGCEKELSCVLMDGAPCVQERKVSHDNHTQSSTGKRMAIGNPSGSRKTLKTNPTDSPSQKNEEHVPSSEGIQKPMNSGGSVQKPTKSCIVLPTGCNMTSEQRAQVITLEQKTQPELPFYITAMHRRSVASGILAISKNYAMKHLANKSGIIQLSQLDGSKIWAINLDITTKGHYAVSTGWMDFIRDNKLREGDICIFQPSKSKNGVTLIFHPLEESHCLQPPGYVPSSRSPAHGVTEPGYIVPRKTILTDQQKHQVEEKVRAIRSPYHLFVLIVQTSNITERSCIMGS; translated from the exons ATGAACAAATCTCGCACTGTGTGCAAGGAGTGCATTGCATACCATTATTGGCACCACATGGATGACCGGAAGCGTTTCTTCAAggttttgatgggtgatttcaAAAATGGAGTG ACCATACCGAGAAAGTCTGTGGCCAACATCAGAGAGCATTTATCTGAAGAAGTCAAGCTAGAGGCACCAGATGGCAAAACATATACCGTTCAGGTCGCCATGGAACAGAATGAGTTGGTCCTTCGGTCTGGATGGTCAGATTTTGCCTGTGCTTATGAACTTAAATTAGGCGACTTGTTAGTGTTCAGAAACAGTGAGAAATCCCACTTCAAAGTCCGAATATTTGGTCCAAGTGGTTGTGAGAAGGAGCTGTCCTGTGTTCTGATGGATGGCGCTCCTTGTGTGCAAGAAAGGAAAGTTTCTCATGATAATCATACACAGTCATCAACGGGCAAAAGGATGGCAATTGGTAACCCAAGTGGCAGTAGAAAAACTTTGAAGACGAACCCAACGGACTCTCCTTCACAGAAAAATG AAGAACATGTCCCATCTTCTGAAGGCATTCAGAAGCCCATGAATTCAGGTGGTAGCGTCCAGAAGCCCACCAAGTCTTGCATTGTCTTGCCAACCGGATGCAATATGACAAGTGAGCAAAGAGCTCAAGTTATCACCCTTGAGCAGAAAACTCAACCCGAACTTCCTTTTTACATCACAGCCATGCACAGGAGAAGTGTGGCTTCTGGAATTCTG GCCATCTCCAAGAATTATGCCATGAAACATCTCGCAAACAAAAGTGGGATCATCCAGCTTTCTCAGCTTGATGGTAGCAAGATATGGGCCATAAATTTGGACATAACCACTAAAGGGCACTACGCTGTGTCTACTGGCTGGATGGACTTCATTCGCGACAATAAGTTGCGAGAAGGTGATATCTGCATTTTTCAACCATCAAAGAGCAAGAATGGAGTGACACTGATATTTCATCCTCTTGAAGAAAGCCATTGCCTGCAGCCACcag GATATGTCCCTTCGTCCAGAAGTCCTGCACATGGAGTCACCGAGCCTGGATACATTGTACCACGTAAAACCATTCTAACCGATCAGCAGAAGCATCAAGTAGAAGAGAAAGTTCGAGCTATTCGGTCTCCATACCATCTTTTTGTACTCATCGTGCAGACTAGCAATATTACTGAAAGGTCATGCATTATG GGAAGCTGA
- the LOC112886609 gene encoding B3 domain-containing protein LOC_Os12g40080-like isoform X2: MEQNELVLRSGWSDFACAYELKLGDLLVFRNSEKSHFKVRIFGPSGCEKELSCVLMDGAPCVQERKVSHDNHTQSSTGKRMAIGNPSGSRKTLKTNPTDSPSQKNEEHVPSSEGIQKPMNSGGSVQKPTKSCIVLPTGCNMTSEQRAQVITLEQKTQPELPFYITAMHRRSVASGILAISKNYAMKHLANKSGIIQLSQLDGSKIWAINLDITTKGHYAVSTGWMDFIRDNKLREGDICIFQPSKSKNGVTLIFHPLEESHCLQPPGYVPSSRSPAHGVTEPGYIVPRKTILTDQQKHQVEEKVRAIRSPYHLFVLIVQTSNITERSCIMGS, from the exons ATGGAACAGAATGAGTTGGTCCTTCGGTCTGGATGGTCAGATTTTGCCTGTGCTTATGAACTTAAATTAGGCGACTTGTTAGTGTTCAGAAACAGTGAGAAATCCCACTTCAAAGTCCGAATATTTGGTCCAAGTGGTTGTGAGAAGGAGCTGTCCTGTGTTCTGATGGATGGCGCTCCTTGTGTGCAAGAAAGGAAAGTTTCTCATGATAATCATACACAGTCATCAACGGGCAAAAGGATGGCAATTGGTAACCCAAGTGGCAGTAGAAAAACTTTGAAGACGAACCCAACGGACTCTCCTTCACAGAAAAATG AAGAACATGTCCCATCTTCTGAAGGCATTCAGAAGCCCATGAATTCAGGTGGTAGCGTCCAGAAGCCCACCAAGTCTTGCATTGTCTTGCCAACCGGATGCAATATGACAAGTGAGCAAAGAGCTCAAGTTATCACCCTTGAGCAGAAAACTCAACCCGAACTTCCTTTTTACATCACAGCCATGCACAGGAGAAGTGTGGCTTCTGGAATTCTG GCCATCTCCAAGAATTATGCCATGAAACATCTCGCAAACAAAAGTGGGATCATCCAGCTTTCTCAGCTTGATGGTAGCAAGATATGGGCCATAAATTTGGACATAACCACTAAAGGGCACTACGCTGTGTCTACTGGCTGGATGGACTTCATTCGCGACAATAAGTTGCGAGAAGGTGATATCTGCATTTTTCAACCATCAAAGAGCAAGAATGGAGTGACACTGATATTTCATCCTCTTGAAGAAAGCCATTGCCTGCAGCCACcag GATATGTCCCTTCGTCCAGAAGTCCTGCACATGGAGTCACCGAGCCTGGATACATTGTACCACGTAAAACCATTCTAACCGATCAGCAGAAGCATCAAGTAGAAGAGAAAGTTCGAGCTATTCGGTCTCCATACCATCTTTTTGTACTCATCGTGCAGACTAGCAATATTACTGAAAGGTCATGCATTATG GGAAGCTGA
- the LOC112885601 gene encoding B3 domain-containing protein LOC_Os12g40080-like, with amino-acid sequence MALPRNSLTHTQMQDKETIVFPATNAAADATAFKLEDPDGNLYSVKVSQDLNKLVFRYGWGALCSAYELEQGDMVVFRYSGDSHFKVLIFDPSGCEKEFFRIVMNPSCGVRQRVIPHEQTPSGEGLARHRTGELSHSRKASKMTPADSPSQRSTEEMTYPDDTVSPMDSGVLQTSSGARAILAKGCILTSAQKAKLDAFEKKIRPGIPLYVTNMNKANLSNGYMVICKDYSDKYLPHEDQTITLCHSPGSRKRDANLKISADGAYIFSTGWRSLARGNELQDGDAWALEASMSEGRVTVSVHPLHGSHNPPELGASPPLQLDTHPGYMVSKHTNLTPEQKKRVHDKLREFRLKPSSL; translated from the exons ATGGCGTTGCCCAGGAACTCACTCACTCACACACAAATGCAAGATAAGGAGACAATAGTATTTCCGGCGACGAACGCCGCGGCCGACGCAACGGCCT TCAAGCTGGAAGATCCTGATGGGAACTTGTACAGCGTCAAAGTTTCACAAGATCTGAACAAGTTAGTTTTCAGGTATGGATGGGGGGCACTTTGCAGCGCTTATGAACTGGAGCAGGGTGACATGGTGGTGTTCAGATACAGTGGGGACTCCCACTTCAAGGTCCTCATCTTTGATCCAAGTGGATGCGAGAAAGAATTCTTCCGCATCGTCATGAATCCCAGCTGTGGTGTCCGACAGCGAGTCATTCCTCATGAACAAACTCCATCCGGGGAAGGGTTAGCGCGGCATCGAACCGGTGAACTGAGCCACAGCAGAAAAGCTTCAAAGATGACTCCAGCAGACTCACCTTCACAGAGATCAA CTGAAGAAATGACATATCCAGATGATACTGTAAGCCCCATGGATTCAGGTGTCCTTCAAACATCCTCCGGAGCGCGCGCTATCTTAGCAAAGGGATGCATCCTGACTAGTGCGCAGAAGGCGAAACTCGACGCATTTGAGAAGAAAATCAGGCCTGGGATTCCATTGTATGTCACAAACATGAACAAGGCCAATCTGTCTAATGGATATATG GTCATTTGCAAGGATTACTCTGACAAGTACCTCCCACATGAAGACCAAACCATCACGCTGTGCCACTCTCCTGGTAGCAGGAAACGGGATGCGAATCTGAAGATCTCCGCTGACGGCGCGTACATCTTCTCCACTGGCTGGCGGAGCTTGGCTCGCGGCAACGAGTTGCAGGACGGCGATGCCTGGGCACTCGAAGCATCGATGAGCGAGGGGCGAGTGACAGTGTCGGTCCATCCTCTTCACGGAAGCCACAATCCACCAG AACTAGGCGCTTCACCGCCCCTGCAACTAGACACCCACCCAGGTTATATGGTGAGCAAACACACAAACCTAACGCCGGAGCAGAAGAAGAGAGTCCACGACAAACTCCGGGAATTCAGGCTAAAACCTTCGTCTTTGTGA